In Carya illinoinensis cultivar Pawnee chromosome 9, C.illinoinensisPawnee_v1, whole genome shotgun sequence, the following are encoded in one genomic region:
- the LOC122275643 gene encoding MADS-box protein FBP24-like isoform X2 translates to MGRRKMSISRIENRTRRQVTFTKRRLGLIKKTHELSVLCDAQVGLIIFSSNGKLFEYCSETSSMEHMIRRYQVATENRNPENINCQTDHDHQFLMPGELARMQKETANLQLSLQPYYGEGLSSIKFEDLDELEQQLEFSVNRVRDRKFELLQQQTDNLRTKINENQAALEQQQRQTYYQMAMVPKTEENRHHVLEQYFPFSGRKEQPAASSSSVLQLATLPDPLLNDPYNDRLLQPAHPNLQDHFSDLQHPKNV, encoded by the exons ATGGGACGGAGGAAGATGTCAATCTCAAGGATAGAGAACCGAACCAGAAGGCAAGTTACCTTTACAAAACGCCGATTAGGGCTGATTAAGAAAACCCATGAGCTTTCTGTGCTTTGTGATGCCCAGGTTGGGCTCATCATCTTCTCAAGCAATGGAAAGTTGTTCGAGTATTGCAGTGAGACATCTag CATGGAACATATGATAAGAAGGTATCAGGTTGCAACAGAGAATCGAAATCCGGAAAACATCAATTGCCAAACTGATCAT GATCATCAATTCTTAATGCCTGGTGAGTTGGCAAGGATGCAAAAAGAAACGGCGAATCTTCAATTGAGTTTGCAACCGTACTATGGTGAGGGCTTGAGTTCCATCAAGTTTGAGGATTTAGATGAACTTGAGCAGCAGCTGGAATTCTCAGTCAACAGAGTTCGAGATAGGAAG TTCGAACTCTTACAACAGCAGACGGATAATCTTCGAACGAAG ATCAATGAGAATCAGGCAGCATTGGAGCAGCAACAGCGGCAGACGTACTACCAAATGGCTATGGTGCCAAAGACTGAGGAAAATAGACATCATGTGCTGGAACAGTACTTCCCATTCTCTGGTCGGAAAGAGCAACCCGCGGCAAGTAGTAGTAGTGTGCTTCAGCTAGCAACCTTGCCTGATCCGCTTCTTAATGATCCATATAATGATCGTCTCCTGCAGCCTGCTCACCCCAACCTTCAAGATCATTTCAGTGATCTCCAACACCCCAAAAATG TTTGA
- the LOC122275643 gene encoding MADS-box protein defh21-like isoform X1, whose product MGRRKMSISRIENRTRRQVTFTKRRLGLIKKTHELSVLCDAQVGLIIFSSNGKLFEYCSETSSMEHMIRRYQVATENRNPENINCQTDHDHQFLMPGELARMQKETANLQLSLQPYYGEGLSSIKFEDLDELEQQLEFSVNRVRDRKFELLQQQTDNLRTKEKMLLEENEQIYHLINENQAALEQQQRQTYYQMAMVPKTEENRHHVLEQYFPFSGRKEQPAASSSSVLQLATLPDPLLNDPYNDRLLQPAHPNLQDHFSDLQHPKNV is encoded by the exons ATGGGACGGAGGAAGATGTCAATCTCAAGGATAGAGAACCGAACCAGAAGGCAAGTTACCTTTACAAAACGCCGATTAGGGCTGATTAAGAAAACCCATGAGCTTTCTGTGCTTTGTGATGCCCAGGTTGGGCTCATCATCTTCTCAAGCAATGGAAAGTTGTTCGAGTATTGCAGTGAGACATCTag CATGGAACATATGATAAGAAGGTATCAGGTTGCAACAGAGAATCGAAATCCGGAAAACATCAATTGCCAAACTGATCAT GATCATCAATTCTTAATGCCTGGTGAGTTGGCAAGGATGCAAAAAGAAACGGCGAATCTTCAATTGAGTTTGCAACCGTACTATGGTGAGGGCTTGAGTTCCATCAAGTTTGAGGATTTAGATGAACTTGAGCAGCAGCTGGAATTCTCAGTCAACAGAGTTCGAGATAGGAAG TTCGAACTCTTACAACAGCAGACGGATAATCTTCGAACGAAG GAGAAAATGCTGCtggaagaaaatgaacaaaTATACCATCTG ATCAATGAGAATCAGGCAGCATTGGAGCAGCAACAGCGGCAGACGTACTACCAAATGGCTATGGTGCCAAAGACTGAGGAAAATAGACATCATGTGCTGGAACAGTACTTCCCATTCTCTGGTCGGAAAGAGCAACCCGCGGCAAGTAGTAGTAGTGTGCTTCAGCTAGCAACCTTGCCTGATCCGCTTCTTAATGATCCATATAATGATCGTCTCCTGCAGCCTGCTCACCCCAACCTTCAAGATCATTTCAGTGATCTCCAACACCCCAAAAATG TTTGA
- the LOC122276288 gene encoding cyclin-dependent kinase D-3-like, protein MTELDLSKKVADRYLKREVLGEGTYGVVYKAIDTKTGQKVAIKKIRLGKQKEGVNFTALREIKLLKELKDPNIIELIDAFPHKGNLHLVFEFMETDLEAVIRDRNIFLSPADIKSYLQMTLKGLAYCHKKWVLHRDMKPNNLLIGSNGQLKLADFGLARIFGSPDRKFTHQVFARWYRAPELLFGTKQYGAGVDVWAAACIFAELLLRRPFLQGSSDIDQLGKIFAAFGTPTPSQWPDLVYLPDYVEYQHVPAPPLRSLFPMTSDDALDLLSKMFTYDPKARISVQQALEHRYFSSAPLPTDPDKLPRPAPKRDSRVSDFNSHDGPTVLSPPRKTRRVMPDREGLEGIFHHIDKIEANGENANRNEPVPMSVDFSIFGAKPPNRPTINSADRSHLKRKLDLEFQHPE, encoded by the exons ATGACAGAGCTCGATCTGTCCAAGAAAGTCGCCGATAGATATCTGAAGCGAGAAGTCCTCGGCGAAGGTACCTACGGGGTCGTCTACAAAGCCATTGATACTAAG ACAGGACAGAAAGTCGCAATTAAAAAGATTCGGCTTGGCAAGCAAAAGGAAGGGGTAAATTTTACGGCACTTAGAGAAATCAAGCTCCTTAAAGAGCTTAAAGATCCGAATATAATTGAGTTGATTGATGCGTTCCCTCATAAGGGTAACTTGCACCTTGTGTTTGAGTTCATGGAGACAGACCTTGAAGCTGTTATTCGGGACAGGAATATATTTCTTTCACCGGCTGACATAAAATCTTATCTTCAGATGACACTTAAAGGACTTGCTTACTGCCACAAGAAATGGGTTTTACATAG GGATATGAAACCAAACAACTTGTTAATAGGATCTAATGGACAGCTCAAACTTGCAGATTTTGGTTTAGCACGAATATTTGGGAGCCCAGATCGCAAGTTCACTCACCAG GTTTTTGCTCGATGGTATAGAGCACCTGAGCTGTTGTTTGGTACCAAGCAATATGGTGCTGGGGTGGATGTTTGGGCTGCCGCTTGTATATTTGCTGAACTTCTCCTGCGTCGACCTTTTCTGCAG gGTTCAAGTGACATTGATCAATTGGGAAAGATCTTTGCTGCGTTTGGGACACCAACACCATCCCAGTGGCCTGATCTGGTATACCTTCCTGATTATGTGGAGTACCAGCATGTTCCTGCACCCCCTTTACGTTCCTTGTTTCCAATGACTAGTGATGATGCTTTAGATTTGCTGTCAAAGATGTTTACTTATGATCCGAAAGCTAGAATATCAGTGCAGCAGGCATTAGAGCACCG GTACTTCTCATCTGCACCACTGCCTACAGATCCAGATAAACTCCCCAGACCTGCACCTAAGCGGGATTCGAGGGTTTCTGATTTTAATTCACATGATGGTCCTACTGTCTTATCACCTCCAAGAAAGACAAGGAGAGTGATGCCAGACCGTGAGGGTTTGGAAGGAATTTTTCATCATATCGATAAGATTGAGGCAAATGGTGAAAATGCAAATAGGAATGAACCAGTACCAATGTCAGTAGACTTTTCTATCTTTGGAGCAAAACCTCCAAACAGGCCCACAATTAACAG TGCTGACAGATCACATTTAAAGAGGAAGTTAGATCTGGAATTCCAGCACCCCGAATAA